The Deltaproteobacteria bacterium genome segment GTGCTGCGTGCGCTCGCGCCCCAGACGCCGCAGGCCCAGCCCGCCGTGCCCGAGGCGCCGTCGGCGCCGGCCAGCGAGCCTGTGCCCGAGCCGAAGCCGGAGTAGCGCTTACGGCTCTTCGGCGGGAACGGCTGACGCCGGCGATCCAGCGAGGTTGCCGGCCTGGTCCAGGTGCTTCTGCTCCTGCTTCATCGCTGCCTCGGCGCGCTGCTTGGTCTGGTCGACGATCTGCTGCGGCGTGCCTTGAACGGTGCCGTCGCCGGCGGCGACCACCTTGGCCGTGTTCAGCTGGGTGGCGATGATCCAGGCCAGGATGGCCATTCCCGCGAGCAGGACCACGAATTTCATTTTCGCCTCCGGTCCTCGAGTCTAGGCCCCGCGTTGCGCGAGGCGCCAGTGGGCTCGGTGCCCCTGGAGTTCGCGTCGACAGCGCGGGAGCAGCCAAGTAGATTGCGCCGCCCATGGCCCCTGCTGGTCAGCTCCCGCTCCCGCGCCTGCGTCAGCAGGTCGTGCAGACGAGCCGAAGGCTCCACGCCAACGGCTGGGTCGCCAACCACGACGGCAACGTCTCGGTGCGACTCACGGGCAACCGCTTCCTCATCACCTGCACCGCCATCTCCAAGGCCGACGTGGACGACGCCGCGCTGCTCGTCGTCGACGAGAAGGGCAACGTGCTCGAGGGCCGCAAGCGTCCCTTCAGCGAGCTCGACCTGCACCTCGGCGCCTACAAGGCCCGGCCCGACGTGCAGGCGGTGATCCACGCGCACCCGCCCTATGCCACGGCCACAGGGCTGGTGGGCCTGGCGCTCGACTGTCCCGCGATGCCGGAAGTCGTCGTCTCGCTGGGTCCGCAGGTCCCGCTTGCCTTGCGAGCGCTGCCCAAGAGCGACGCCGCGGTCAAGCAGGTGCAGGAGCTGCTCCACGAGCACGACGCGCTCCTGCTCTCGGGCAACGGCGCGCTCACCGTGGGCGATGACTTGAGCCAGGCGCTCCTGCGCATGGAGCTGGTGGAGCACGTGGCCAAGATCTTCTCCGTGGCCAAGAGCATGGGCCCGGTGCGGCCGCTCTCGCCGGCGGAGCTCGAGACGCTGCTGGCCGCGCGGACCAAGGCGGGGCTGGGGCCGGCGGGCCGCGCGGCGAAGGCCAAGGCCGATGGCGACAAGCCCAAGCGCTGAGAAGCCGGGCAAGCTCAGCCGGACCGTCGTCGGGCTGGGCTGGGTGTCGCTGCTCACCGACGCCAGCAGCGAGCTCATCTTCCCGCTGCTGCCGATGTTCCTCACCGACGTGCTCCACGCCCAGGCCACGTTCGTGGGCCTGATCGAGGGCATGGCCGAGGCGACGTCGAGCGCGGTGAAGTACTTCTCCGGCCGCTGGGCGGATCGCCGTGCGCACGCCAAGCCGCTGGTGCTCTGGGGCTACGGGCTCTCCACGTTCATGCGCCCGCTGATCGCGCTGGCCATGGCGCCGTGGCAGGTGCTCGCGGTGCGCATGGTGGATCGCGTGGGCAAGGGCCTGCGCTCCTCGCCGCGCGACGCGATGATCGCCGAGGCCACCGACGCCGAGCTCCGCGGCAAGGCCTACGGCTTCCACCAGGCCATGGACAACGCGGGGAGCGTCATCGGGACGCTGCTCGGCGCCGGCTTGCTCGCGCTCTCGCTCGACCTGCGGACGGTGTTCTGGCTCGCGGGGATTCCGGGCGTGCTCGCCCTGGCGACGCTGGTGTTCGTGCCCGAGGTGCAGCGCGCGCCGCGCGAGGGGGCGAAGGCGGTGGCGCACGGCTCGGTGAAGATGCCGCCGGCGCTCTGGCGATACCTCGCGGTGTTCTTCGTGTTCTGCGCGGCGAACTCCAGCGACGCCTTTCTCATTCTCAAGGTGCGAGAGGTGGGCGCGTCGCGGGCGCTGGCGCCGCTGTTGTGGATGGTGCTCAACGGCGTGAAGGCCGGCTTTGGCACCTGGGGCGGCGCGCTCAGCGACAAGCTCGGGCGGCTGCGCGTGCTGGCGGCCGGCTGGCTGCTCTACGGCGTGATGTACGCGGTCATCGGGCACATGAAGTCGGTGCTCGCGGTCTTCATCGCGGTGGCGGTGTACGGGCTCTACGGCGCTTTCGCCGAGGGCGCCGATCGCGCCCTCGTGGCGGACCTCGCGCCCACCTCGGCCCGCGGACGCGCCTTCGGGCTCTTCAACGCCGTGAACGGGCTGGGCTTGCTCGCCGCCGGCCTCATCTTCGGGCACATCTGGGACACCCACGGCAGCACGCTGGCCTTCTCCATCGCGGGCGCGCAGGCGGTGGTGGCGGCGGGTTTGCTGGTGATCGTCCGGCCACCTCGCGTTGAGCGCGCGGACGCTGCGGGTTAGGAAGACGCCGTGTCAAAGGCGCTCGCCATCGGGCTGATCCTCGCCGCGTCGCAACGCGCGCCGCCGCCGTCGGTGCTGCGCTTCTCGCCGCGGCCGAACCACGCCGCAGAGATCCAGTGGCGCGCGTTCGGGCCGGCCGCGTTCGAGGAAGCCAAGGCCGCGCACAAGCCGCTGTTTCTCAACCTCGCCGCGGTGTGGTGCCACTGGTGCCACGTCTTCGACGAGACCACGCTCTCGGATCCGAAGGTCGTGGCGATCTTGAACGCGTCGTTCGTGCCCATGCGCGTCGACGCCGATCAGAATCCCGAGGTCGAGCGGCGGTACCTGCTCGGCGGCTGGCCGTCGAACGCGTTCCTCGACGAGCAGGGCGCGGTGCTCGGCGGCGGCACGTACATTCCACCGCCGCGCTTTCTCCAGATGGCGCAGAGGGTGGTCGAAGGCTACGCCGGCGATCGCGCGAAGCTGCGGGCCGAGCTCGGCGATTCGCACCCGCCGCCGCAGAGCGAGCTCTCGCCCGCGGAGCTTGGACCAGCGGTGGCGACCAGCGTGGCGCACGAGATCCGTCGCGCGGTGGATCACGAGCACGGCGGCTTCGGCGGCGCGCCCAAGTTTCCGCAGGGCAGCGCGCTGGCGCTTCTGGCGTACGTGGCACGCACGCGCGGTGACGCTGGCGCGATGGACGACTGCAAGCTCGCACTGGATCGCATGGCGCAAGGCGAGATCTTCGATCCCGTGGAGGGCGGCTTCTTCCGCTACGCCACGCGCGCCGACTGGGGCGCGCCGCACTACGAGAAGATGCTCGCCACGAACGCCGAGCTGCTCATGGCGTATTCAGAAGCGTATGCGGCGTCGCATGATGAGAGCTTGCGCGGGCCGGCGAGCAGCATCGTGAGCTACCTCGTCACGCACCTGTGGGACGACGGCGCGGGCGGCTTCTACGCCAGCCAGGACGCCGACGAGACCTACTACAAGCTCGATGCGGCCGGCCGCGCCAAGCTCAAGGCACCCTTCATCGATCGCACGTTCCTCGCGGATCGCATGGGATTCGCGGCGCGCGCGCTGATTCGAGCGGCGGCCGTGTTCGGCGAGCCGGACTTCGCGCGGTACGCCAAGCGGACCGAAGACCTGGTGCTCACGCGGATGCGCGCGTCGGATGGGCTGGTGCAGCACGCGCTCGCGGCGACGCCGAACGCGAAGGCCACGGGCGGCGGCATCGGCGACCAGGCCCAGACCGCGCTCGCGCTGCTGGATCTCGCGGGCTACATGGGCGATTCGAAGTACCTGCGCGCAGCGGGCGGAGTGCTTGGCGCGGCCCAGCGCGTGCTCGCGAACCAGGCGGGTCCGGGCTTCTTCGACGCGCCCACGAACCCGAAGGCTGCCGGCCTCACCGCGACGCGCCTGCAGCCGATGGAAGAGAACGCGCTGCTCGCGTGGGCCTTGATTCGCTTGGGCGAGCTCGACGGCGATGAGGCGCTCATTGCGCGCGGTCGCGAGACGCTCGGCGCCTTCGCTGGAAATGCGCACGGCCTGGCGGCGGCCGAGTTCGCGCGCGTCGTGGATGAGCTGTCGGGGCAAGCGCTGCGCGTGCTGGTGGTCGGGCCGGCGAAGAGCGAGGCCACGCGGGCGCTGCTCGCGGCGGCGATCGCCTTCGACGATCCGCGGCGCGAGGTGCGGCTGCTCGAGGCCGGTCCTCACGGCGCCAAGCTGGGCGGGCTCGAGTTCCCCGCGGGCGCGCCGGCGGTGTACGCGTGCGCGGGCACGGTCTGCTCGCGGCCCATTCGCGACGCGAGCGCGCTCGAGGCCGAGCTGCGCGCCTTTGTTGAAGCGCACTTGAAGTAGGGGGTTCGGATGCCCGAGCTGCCGGAAGTCGAGTTTGCCGCGCGGCACCTGCGCCGCTGGGGCGTGGGCCACAAGCTGGTGCGCGTGGAGGCGGAGAAGTCGCGCATCTTTCGGCCCGCGAAGCCCAGCGATGTCGAGCGTGGGCTCACCGGCCGCGTGCTGGAGCGCGTGGATCGCAAGGCGAAGTACTTGATGCTCACGTTCGATCACGGCCAGGGCGCGCTCTCGCACCTGGGCATGACCGGCAAGTGGGTGAAGCGTCGCGAAGGGGAGACGGAGCGGTTCTCGCGGCTGCGGCTGCACCTCGAGGATGGCTCGGTGCTGCACTACGCGGACATGCGGCTCTTCGGCGTGTTCAAGCTCGAGCCCGCCGACAAGCTCCGCGAGCTCCCCGCCGTGGCCGCGCTCGGTCGCGATCCGGTGGCCGATGGGCTCGACGCGAAGACGCTCGGGGAATTGCTCGCGAAGACGAAGCGGCCCATCAAGCTCGCGTTGATGGACCAGTCGCTGGTGTGCGGGCTCGGGAACATCCACGTGGCCGAGGCGCTCTACCGCGCGAAGATCAGTCCCAAGAAGCGCGCGAACGCGCTGAGCAAGGCGGAGCTTGGCGCGCTCACCAAGGGAATCCACGCGACGATCGCGCTTGCGTTGAAGGTCGAAGACGAAGCCGCGGGCGACGGCGACATCACCTACGTCGAAGAGGGCGGACCGAATCCGTTTCTCATCTACGGCCGCAAGGGCGAGAAGTGCCGTCGCTGCCGCTCGACGATTTCGTCCTTCGTCCAGGGCGGTCGCACGACGTACTTCTGTCCGGGCTGCCAGAAGCGCTAGCCGCGGTGCGGCCGGTGCGGCACGGGGCACGAGCGGGCGCCGTGCTTTTCGTCCCACTGCTGGTGGTAGTCCTCGGCGATCCAGAACGGCTGCGCGGGCTTGATCTCGGTGGTGATGGGCGCGTCGAGCTTCTTCTGCTCGGCATCGCGCGAGGCGAGCGCGGCCTTCTGCTGCGCGTCGGAGAAGGTGAAGATCGCCGAGCGGTACTGATCGCCCACATCCGGTCCTTGCCGATTGCCGCTCGTGGGGTCGTGCGACTCCCAGAAGAACGCGAGCAGCTGCTCGTAGCTCACCTTCGACGGATCGAACTCCACGAGCACCGACTCCGCGTGTCCCGTGGTGTGCGAGCAGACGTCCTCGTAGCTGGGGTTCTTGGTGGTGCCGTCGGTGTAGCCGACCGCGGTCGCGACGACACCCGGCACGCGGCGGAAGCGCTCTTCGACGCCCCAGAAGCAGCCCTGCGAGAAGATGGCGAGCTGGTTCTTGCCCGTGGGCGTGAGCGGCGTGCCGTGGCCCACGTGCCCGGGGTTCTTGCCGAGCGCGGGATTGCCGATCTGCTCGCTCGCTGCGGCGCCCTCGGCTTGCGCGCCGCGCATCTGGGCCATCGCGCAAACCACCAGGAAGACGAGGCCTGCTCCGGCTGCCAGCTTCATGTGCGACCTCCTTGCTTGGGAGGCACTACGGCTTGGGTACGAAAACGGTTTCAGCATGGGGCAAGCGTACCGTCGCAGCGCGTGCTAGGCATGGCCGCACACCACGCAGGGAGACGTCGATGGCGCTCAAGGCCAAGGGCTTGGATCACGTGGCGATCGCGGTGAAGGACCTGGACGCCGCGGTGGCGCTCTACCGCGACGTGCTCGGGCTCGAGCTCGCGGAGATCGAGGAAGTGGCCGAGCAGCAGGTGCGAACGGCGATCTTCGGGCATGGCATGGGGCGCATCGAGCTCATCAGTCCCACGGCGCCGGACACGGGCGTGGCCAAGTTCCTCGAGAAGCGCGGCGAGGGGCTGCACCACATCTGCGTGGAGGTCGACGACATCGACGCGGCCATTTCGGCGCTCTCGGAGCGTGGCGCGCCGATGATCGACAAGACCCCCAAGCCCGGCGCCGGCGGCGCGAAGGTGGCGTTCGTGCATCCGAAGGGGCTGCACGGTGTGTTGGTCGAGCTGCGGCAGGGCTCGAAGAAGTAGGGCGCCAGGCTTTCCCCGACACGCGAGGACGCGAAGCGATTGGGGAACGGTAACGGTGATCGGTCTCTGGTGATCGGCGCCGATCACCCCACACCGATCACCGGTACCGTTTCCCAAGCACGCGCGTGCAGCGGGTCAACGAGGGAAACGCGCGCTCCCCAACACTCCCGAAATCTTCATTGAAGCACCACACCTTGCGTGCTATCCCCGGCGACCCCGTTGGGCCCTGCACCCTGGGAGCTGCCTCGCCATGATCCGAGCCGCCGTGCTTGCCGCTGCCGTGTTCGCCGCGGCGCCTGCCTTCGCCCAGGTCGACGGCGGCGCCAGTGCTCCGCTTCCCACGCCCACCGGCACCGCCACGACCACGAGCGGCAACGTCGACGTCGAGGCCCTGCGCCGCGACCTCCTCGAGCAGGCCCGCAAAGAGGCCGACCAGCGCGTGGCCCAGGCCAAAGAGGAAATGCGCAGCGAGGTCCGCGCGGAGCTCGCCACCCAGAGCGCCAATCGCAGCTGGGAAGAGGAGTGGCAGGAGCAGAAGAAGAAGCTCGACCTGCTCGAGCTCGACGGCTACCTGCGTGTGCGCCCGGTGCTCTTCCAGAACATGGACCTGGGCCGCGGCCCGGATCCCTCGGGCGACTTCCTCTACCCGCGGCCGTACATCAACGACAACTTCGTCAACAGCGATGGCACGCCGAGCTACCCCTCGCGCACGCTGGTCTGGGCCGACACGCGCTTCCGCCTCGAGCCCACGGTCAACGTGAGCGAGGACATCCGCATCCGCACCCAGCTCGACATCTTCGACGACCTCATCCTCGGCTCCACGCCGGAGATCGACACGCGCTACCCCACGCCGTTCTTCAGCATGAACCAGCTGGCGCCCAACAACGCCATCAACTTCAAGCGTGCCTGGGCCGAGGTGAACACGCCGGTGGGTCTGCTCTCGTTCGGCCGCATGGGCTCGAACTGGGGCCTGGGCATGTTCACCAACGACGGCAACTGCCTCGACTGCGACTACGGCGACACCGTGGACCGCATCTCCTTCGCGGCGCGGCTCGGCGGCTTCTACATCGTTCCCATGTTCGACATGGACGGGAAGGGCGTGCTCGAGTCGAAGCGCTACGACGCCGCGACGATCACCGTTCCTTCCTCGCCAGCGTCGCTTGTGCCCGGCCAGAAGGTGGATCCCGATCAGGCCGACGACGTGGCCGGCCCGCTGTCCGGCCCGGTCTTCACCATCGCCATCGCCAAGCGCGACACGGAGAAGGAGCTGCAGCGCAAGCTCGACGCGGGTGAGTCGAGCCTGAACTACGGCGTCTACTTCAGCTATCGGCGGCAGCGCTTCACCTGGGTGAACACGGTGCCCATCCTCGACGCCACCGGTCAGCCGATCACCAACCCCACCACGGGCGTCATCGAGACCGCGCCGATCGCGGTGGCCACGGGCGCGTCGGTGTACACGCCCGACCTCTGGGGCCGCTTCCAGACGCCGCGCCTGCGCATCGAGGCCGAGGTGGCCGGCGTGTTCGGCTCCATCGACAACCACAACCTGAGCCCCACGGCGCCGCTCGCGCAGCAGCAGAGCATCTCCATGACCCAGCTCGGCGCGGTGGTGCAGGCCGAGTACAAGGCGCTGGAGAACATGCACCTGCACTTCTACGGCGAGATCGGCTTCGCGTCGGGCGACTCGGCGCCGGGCATGGGCAACACCAACATCCTCGGCACCACGCCCACGGTCCCCGGCGACATCGACGGCCCGCAGTACAACTGCGCATCGACGGTGTGCAGCGACTCCAACATCAACAACTTCCGGTTCAACCGCGACTACCGCGTGGACCTGATCTTGTGGCGCGAGTTGCTCGGCAACGTCACCGACGCCATCTACTTCAAGCCCGGCGTGAAGTACGAGATCGCCGAGGGCTTCGACGTGCACCTGAACGTCATCTATTCGCGCACCATCTTCGCGGCGTCGGCGCCGGGCAACGACAACAACCTCGGCATCGAGTTCGACCCGGGCGTGGAGTACCGCTCCGACGACGGCTTCACCGCGGCCGTCAACTACGGCCTGCTGGTGCCCATGGCGGGCCTGCAGAACAACAACATCCCGGGCGCGACCACGCCGTACTCGCCGGGCCTGGCCAACGCCATCCGCGGCACGCTGGCGGTGAAGTTCTAGCTCGTGCGCGCGCTGGCGCTGGCGCTGCTGGTCGTCGCGGGCTGTGGCGTGAAGGGCCCGCCGCAGCCGCCCACGCCGCCGAGTGTGCCCGCGGCGCTCGCCCCGCTCGACGCCGGCGCTGACCTCGATGGAGGCGCTCGGTGAACCACTTCCGCTACCGCGGCCGGAACCTGTACGCCGACGGCGTGCCGCTCGCGACCATCGCGCGCGAGGTGGGGACGCCGACGTACGTGTACTCGGCCGCGACGCTGCGCCGGCACTTCAAGGCGATGGACCGCGCGTTCGCGAACCGCAAGCGGCTCATCTGCTACTCGGTGAAGGCGAACTCGAACCTCGCGGTGCTCTCGCTCTTCGCGGAGCTGGGCTCGGGCTTCGACATCGTCTCCGGCGGAGAGCTGTACCGCGTGCTCGAGGCGGGCGGCGATCCGCGGAAGGTCGTATTCTCGGGCGTGGGCAAGACGCCCGAGGAGATCGCGCTCGCGCTCCGTCACCGAATCCTCTGCTTCAACGTGGAGAGCGCCGGGGAGCTCGAGGCCATCGCCGCCGAAGCGAGCCGCCGCAAGCTGCGCGCGCCGATTTCTCTCCGCGTGAACCCCGACGTGGATCCGCGCACGCACCCGTACATCGCCACCGGGCTCAAGGAGAGCAAGTTCGGCATCCCGATGGACGAGGCGCGCAAGCTGTACAAGGCGTCGCTCAAGCGCAAAGAGCTGGAGCTGGTGGGTCTCGATTGTCACATCGGCTCGCAGCTCACCGTGCTCGGTCCGCTCCGCGAGGCGCTGCGCAAGCTCACCTCGCTGTTCCGCGAGCTGCGGACGGCGGGGATTCCGCTTCGGACCCTCGATGTCGGCGGCGGATTGGGCATCGCCTACCAGGGCGAGGCGCCGCCCGAGCCGCGCGCGTACGCGGGCGCGGTGCTCCGCGAGCTCTCCGGCCTCGACGACGTGACGCTCATCCTCGAGCCGGGTCGCGTGCTGGTAGGAAACGCCGGCGTGCTGCTCACGCGCGTGCTCTACCGCAAGCAGAACCAGGCCAAGCGGTTCCTGGTCGTGGACGCGGGGATGAACGATCTCGTCCGGCCGGCGTTATATGGCGCGCACCACGAGCTCCTGCCCGTGGTGCGCCAGAAGCGCGCGACGGAGACCGTCGACGTGGTGGGACCGGTGTGCGAGAGCACCGACGTCCTCGCCAAGAAGCGCAAGCTGCCCGCGCTCGAGCCCGGCGAGCTCGCGATTCTTCATTCGGCGGGCGCCTACGGCATGTGCATGGCGTCGAATTACAACTCGCGGCCCAGGCCGGCCGAGGTGATGGTCGACGGACGGCGATTCCAGATCGTCCGCGCGCGCGAGACCTACGCCGACCTCATTCGTGGAGAACGCGTGTCGCGGCGCGGCTCAAGGCGCTGACGTTCCGCGTCAACCGTAGCGCAGGGAACGCGTAACCCTTCGTTCCCACGGCAAAACTCTGCTGCGAGAT includes the following:
- the mutM gene encoding bifunctional DNA-formamidopyrimidine glycosylase/DNA-(apurinic or apyrimidinic site) lyase — its product is MPELPEVEFAARHLRRWGVGHKLVRVEAEKSRIFRPAKPSDVERGLTGRVLERVDRKAKYLMLTFDHGQGALSHLGMTGKWVKRREGETERFSRLRLHLEDGSVLHYADMRLFGVFKLEPADKLRELPAVAALGRDPVADGLDAKTLGELLAKTKRPIKLALMDQSLVCGLGNIHVAEALYRAKISPKKRANALSKAELGALTKGIHATIALALKVEDEAAGDGDITYVEEGGPNPFLIYGRKGEKCRRCRSTISSFVQGGRTTYFCPGCQKR
- the mce gene encoding methylmalonyl-CoA epimerase; this translates as MALKAKGLDHVAIAVKDLDAAVALYRDVLGLELAEIEEVAEQQVRTAIFGHGMGRIELISPTAPDTGVAKFLEKRGEGLHHICVEVDDIDAAISALSERGAPMIDKTPKPGAGGAKVAFVHPKGLHGVLVELRQGSKK
- a CDS encoding TIGR04551 family protein is translated as MIRAAVLAAAVFAAAPAFAQVDGGASAPLPTPTGTATTTSGNVDVEALRRDLLEQARKEADQRVAQAKEEMRSEVRAELATQSANRSWEEEWQEQKKKLDLLELDGYLRVRPVLFQNMDLGRGPDPSGDFLYPRPYINDNFVNSDGTPSYPSRTLVWADTRFRLEPTVNVSEDIRIRTQLDIFDDLILGSTPEIDTRYPTPFFSMNQLAPNNAINFKRAWAEVNTPVGLLSFGRMGSNWGLGMFTNDGNCLDCDYGDTVDRISFAARLGGFYIVPMFDMDGKGVLESKRYDAATITVPSSPASLVPGQKVDPDQADDVAGPLSGPVFTIAIAKRDTEKELQRKLDAGESSLNYGVYFSYRRQRFTWVNTVPILDATGQPITNPTTGVIETAPIAVATGASVYTPDLWGRFQTPRLRIEAEVAGVFGSIDNHNLSPTAPLAQQQSISMTQLGAVVQAEYKALENMHLHFYGEIGFASGDSAPGMGNTNILGTTPTVPGDIDGPQYNCASTVCSDSNINNFRFNRDYRVDLILWRELLGNVTDAIYFKPGVKYEIAEGFDVHLNVIYSRTIFAASAPGNDNNLGIEFDPGVEYRSDDGFTAAVNYGLLVPMAGLQNNNIPGATTPYSPGLANAIRGTLAVKF
- a CDS encoding MFS transporter — protein: MATSPSAEKPGKLSRTVVGLGWVSLLTDASSELIFPLLPMFLTDVLHAQATFVGLIEGMAEATSSAVKYFSGRWADRRAHAKPLVLWGYGLSTFMRPLIALAMAPWQVLAVRMVDRVGKGLRSSPRDAMIAEATDAELRGKAYGFHQAMDNAGSVIGTLLGAGLLALSLDLRTVFWLAGIPGVLALATLVFVPEVQRAPREGAKAVAHGSVKMPPALWRYLAVFFVFCAANSSDAFLILKVREVGASRALAPLLWMVLNGVKAGFGTWGGALSDKLGRLRVLAAGWLLYGVMYAVIGHMKSVLAVFIAVAVYGLYGAFAEGADRALVADLAPTSARGRAFGLFNAVNGLGLLAAGLIFGHIWDTHGSTLAFSIAGAQAVVAAGLLVIVRPPRVERADAAG
- a CDS encoding thioredoxin domain-containing protein, with product MSKALAIGLILAASQRAPPPSVLRFSPRPNHAAEIQWRAFGPAAFEEAKAAHKPLFLNLAAVWCHWCHVFDETTLSDPKVVAILNASFVPMRVDADQNPEVERRYLLGGWPSNAFLDEQGAVLGGGTYIPPPRFLQMAQRVVEGYAGDRAKLRAELGDSHPPPQSELSPAELGPAVATSVAHEIRRAVDHEHGGFGGAPKFPQGSALALLAYVARTRGDAGAMDDCKLALDRMAQGEIFDPVEGGFFRYATRADWGAPHYEKMLATNAELLMAYSEAYAASHDESLRGPASSIVSYLVTHLWDDGAGGFYASQDADETYYKLDAAGRAKLKAPFIDRTFLADRMGFAARALIRAAAVFGEPDFARYAKRTEDLVLTRMRASDGLVQHALAATPNAKATGGGIGDQAQTALALLDLAGYMGDSKYLRAAGGVLGAAQRVLANQAGPGFFDAPTNPKAAGLTATRLQPMEENALLAWALIRLGELDGDEALIARGRETLGAFAGNAHGLAAAEFARVVDELSGQALRVLVVGPAKSEATRALLAAAIAFDDPRREVRLLEAGPHGAKLGGLEFPAGAPAVYACAGTVCSRPIRDASALEAELRAFVEAHLK
- the msrA gene encoding peptide-methionine (S)-S-oxide reductase MsrA, coding for MAQMRGAQAEGAAASEQIGNPALGKNPGHVGHGTPLTPTGKNQLAIFSQGCFWGVEERFRRVPGVVATAVGYTDGTTKNPSYEDVCSHTTGHAESVLVEFDPSKVSYEQLLAFFWESHDPTSGNRQGPDVGDQYRSAIFTFSDAQQKAALASRDAEQKKLDAPITTEIKPAQPFWIAEDYHQQWDEKHGARSCPVPHRPHRG
- a CDS encoding class II aldolase/adducin family protein, with the translated sequence MAPAGQLPLPRLRQQVVQTSRRLHANGWVANHDGNVSVRLTGNRFLITCTAISKADVDDAALLVVDEKGNVLEGRKRPFSELDLHLGAYKARPDVQAVIHAHPPYATATGLVGLALDCPAMPEVVVSLGPQVPLALRALPKSDAAVKQVQELLHEHDALLLSGNGALTVGDDLSQALLRMELVEHVAKIFSVAKSMGPVRPLSPAELETLLAARTKAGLGPAGRAAKAKADGDKPKR
- the lysA gene encoding diaminopimelate decarboxylase; this encodes MNHFRYRGRNLYADGVPLATIAREVGTPTYVYSAATLRRHFKAMDRAFANRKRLICYSVKANSNLAVLSLFAELGSGFDIVSGGELYRVLEAGGDPRKVVFSGVGKTPEEIALALRHRILCFNVESAGELEAIAAEASRRKLRAPISLRVNPDVDPRTHPYIATGLKESKFGIPMDEARKLYKASLKRKELELVGLDCHIGSQLTVLGPLREALRKLTSLFRELRTAGIPLRTLDVGGGLGIAYQGEAPPEPRAYAGAVLRELSGLDDVTLILEPGRVLVGNAGVLLTRVLYRKQNQAKRFLVVDAGMNDLVRPALYGAHHELLPVVRQKRATETVDVVGPVCESTDVLAKKRKLPALEPGELAILHSAGAYGMCMASNYNSRPRPAEVMVDGRRFQIVRARETYADLIRGERVSRRGSRR